A window of Thermococcus aggregans contains these coding sequences:
- a CDS encoding RsmB/NOP family class I SAM-dependent RNA methyltransferase yields the protein MGKLKLSDRQLYALIEAVLLSEAIKPTQQAKRKAFSKYKIEGWENSKLTGIFYSIQRRLGLIDEVIEELVGVSPLILDPWLRATLRVAIEIAIFRNPSEKTRQHLKGLAQFLSKKTHPFVGYYYYDLLPKILEYVPIIDSEEKRLKWDYLFPEWFIRRMRELLGEEAEKLLKALNETLPTSIRINRLKASVEEVESYLERKKVKVERSERVDTVLRILDPFNPEWLFNKGWAIPQEEASAVASIILNPKPGETVVDLAAAPGGKTSHMAELMKNEGKIYAFDIDPARIKRMKEVLRRTGIEIAETIKADGRKAPDILGEEIADKILLDAPCTSDGTISKNPELRWRLREKNIPKVVQLQKELIESAWKLLKPGGRLLYSTCSMLPEENEEVVKWFLEKHKDAKLIPLKGLYDPGFLEGTIRAWPHRHRTIGFFYALIEKKK from the coding sequence ATGGGAAAGCTAAAGTTAAGCGACAGGCAACTCTATGCACTTATTGAGGCAGTACTACTAAGCGAGGCAATAAAGCCGACTCAGCAGGCCAAGAGGAAGGCGTTCTCAAAGTATAAAATTGAAGGCTGGGAAAACTCCAAGCTAACTGGGATTTTCTACTCGATTCAGCGCAGGCTCGGACTAATAGATGAGGTAATCGAGGAGCTCGTCGGTGTTTCGCCCTTAATTCTTGACCCCTGGTTAAGGGCTACGCTGAGAGTTGCCATTGAAATAGCTATTTTCAGAAACCCAAGCGAAAAGACACGGCAGCATTTGAAAGGTCTCGCTCAGTTTTTATCAAAGAAAACACACCCCTTTGTGGGCTATTATTACTATGACCTCCTCCCGAAAATCCTCGAATACGTACCCATAATTGACAGCGAGGAGAAAAGGCTGAAGTGGGACTATCTGTTTCCGGAATGGTTCATACGGCGTATGAGGGAACTCCTCGGCGAGGAAGCGGAGAAACTTCTCAAGGCACTCAACGAGACTCTTCCGACGAGCATACGCATTAACCGCCTAAAGGCAAGCGTTGAGGAAGTTGAGAGCTACCTTGAGAGAAAGAAAGTCAAGGTCGAGAGGAGCGAGAGGGTTGATACAGTTCTCAGAATCCTCGATCCCTTCAACCCTGAGTGGCTCTTCAATAAGGGATGGGCTATTCCTCAAGAAGAAGCATCAGCTGTTGCTTCCATTATTCTTAATCCAAAACCCGGAGAAACGGTGGTTGACCTAGCTGCTGCCCCCGGTGGAAAGACTTCCCACATGGCGGAGCTGATGAAAAACGAGGGGAAAATATATGCATTTGACATTGACCCGGCGAGGATTAAGCGCATGAAAGAAGTTCTTAGGCGCACTGGCATTGAGATTGCCGAGACTATAAAAGCAGATGGTAGGAAGGCCCCCGATATTCTAGGGGAAGAAATCGCCGATAAGATTCTCCTCGATGCGCCCTGCACGAGCGACGGGACGATATCAAAGAACCCCGAACTAAGGTGGCGCCTCCGCGAGAAGAACATTCCAAAGGTTGTTCAGCTCCAGAAAGAGCTCATCGAGAGTGCTTGGAAACTCCTGAAGCCCGGCGGAAGGCTTCTCTACTCAACGTGTTCGATGCTTCCTGAGGAAAATGAAGAGGTTGTAAAGTGGTTCCTTGAAAAGCACAAAGACGCGAAGCTTATCCCACTTAAAGGGCTCTATGACCCAGGCTTCCTAGAAGGGACGATAAGGGCCTGGCCCCACAGGCACAGGACGATAGGGTTCTTCTACGCGCTGATAGAAAAGAAGAAGTGA
- a CDS encoding DUF3887 domain-containing protein, giving the protein MRKIMLFLVLLIISTSIVSAEKPYDEVAEATFEALKSGNYSILQPYLDDAMRTAFSEEKFKAFRDDLISKYGELKSYSFIKEGQASGFILTYYNFEFERAEVTLRLVFREVNGEYKLSGIWIDAINSKKAGIPLGVAVLFPVLGGFLALLTFYILGFRKIGVAEIILGIILVAITLGIQPLIQNAPFLAMSIRSNSDIIAKGTAFVILTAIWLGFVAGFFQESLKYGLSKGKYLNEALFIGIGFGVGEAILVPALQAIQLSALGGITPQLSTAFVSMLERYLATLFHAGTTVVLAYSYKNGFGKKALLSLSIVHGIIDTFAAYYQFKPSAVVLVITYVLLLAVSLFLLHYGLPKVKEEREEERIVW; this is encoded by the coding sequence ATGAGAAAGATAATGCTGTTTCTGGTACTCTTGATTATTAGCACTTCCATTGTCTCAGCTGAAAAGCCCTATGATGAGGTTGCTGAGGCAACTTTCGAGGCATTAAAGAGTGGTAACTACTCCATTTTGCAGCCTTACCTTGACGATGCAATGAGGACAGCTTTTAGTGAAGAGAAGTTCAAAGCCTTTAGAGATGATTTGATTTCAAAATACGGGGAACTTAAGAGTTACAGCTTCATTAAAGAGGGACAAGCTTCTGGATTTATCCTTACCTATTATAATTTCGAATTTGAGAGGGCAGAAGTTACATTAAGGCTCGTCTTCAGAGAGGTAAATGGCGAGTACAAGCTTTCTGGCATATGGATCGATGCAATAAATTCAAAGAAAGCTGGCATTCCACTAGGTGTTGCAGTCTTGTTTCCAGTTTTGGGGGGCTTTTTAGCTTTGTTGACATTCTACATACTGGGCTTTAGAAAAATAGGTGTTGCAGAGATTATCTTGGGTATTATACTTGTTGCAATAACTCTTGGAATTCAGCCTTTAATCCAGAATGCTCCATTTTTGGCAATGAGCATAAGATCGAACTCCGATATAATTGCAAAAGGGACGGCCTTTGTGATCCTCACAGCAATATGGCTTGGCTTCGTTGCAGGATTTTTCCAGGAGAGCTTAAAGTATGGGCTCTCAAAGGGCAAATACCTTAACGAGGCACTTTTCATCGGTATTGGCTTCGGAGTTGGTGAAGCAATATTAGTTCCCGCTTTACAGGCGATTCAGCTTTCTGCTTTGGGAGGAATTACTCCTCAGCTCAGCACTGCTTTTGTGTCCATGCTTGAGCGCTACTTGGCAACACTCTTCCACGCTGGAACAACCGTCGTTTTGGCATATTCATACAAGAACGGCTTTGGAAAGAAAGCCTTATTGAGTTTAAGCATCGTTCATGGTATTATTGATACCTTCGCTGCCTACTATCAATTCAAGCCCTCCGCAGTAGTTTTGGTCATAACATATGTGCTCCTATTGGCGGTCTCACTTTTCCTGCTCCACTATGGACTGCCAAAAGTGAAGGAGGAGAGGGAGGAAGAGAGGATTGTTTGGTAA
- a CDS encoding DUF2666 family protein yields the protein MKIEDHILFTANHKNWKVGDKLLTMEEPQIAHFLASVSNTVNLKIPEYLTEVMNVEEIMSLAEEIGEKEVWEVLKTLKSPGTSRKLNTMIFEEDKKLKKLLLDVAKALLTREALSKKFPVNFPEDPITELRTTPMYQEEHINFTAKHGSWIVVKRLIIDDKTPVADIARILASINETTVSKIPVYAGIDLKGIEEWFGDIKKAKSESDIKALVEKLTNIPIERYAPKEFAEHGKLYALRTALQKMGLSIDIPSKSLEKYLEKV from the coding sequence ATGAAAATTGAGGATCACATACTCTTCACAGCAAACCACAAAAACTGGAAAGTTGGAGACAAGCTGTTGACAATGGAAGAGCCTCAGATAGCACACTTCCTCGCAAGTGTCTCAAACACAGTTAATCTGAAAATTCCCGAATACCTAACGGAAGTCATGAATGTTGAAGAAATAATGAGTCTAGCTGAGGAAATAGGAGAGAAAGAAGTTTGGGAGGTCTTAAAAACATTAAAATCTCCTGGAACTTCAAGAAAACTCAATACGATGATATTTGAAGAAGATAAAAAGCTGAAAAAACTCCTTCTGGATGTTGCAAAAGCGCTCCTAACAAGGGAAGCACTTTCAAAGAAATTCCCCGTTAACTTCCCAGAAGACCCAATAACTGAGTTGAGAACCACACCTATGTACCAAGAGGAGCACATAAACTTCACTGCCAAACACGGAAGCTGGATAGTTGTGAAAAGGCTGATAATAGATGACAAAACCCCAGTGGCAGATATTGCAAGAATCCTGGCAAGTATAAACGAAACCACTGTCTCAAAGATTCCCGTATATGCTGGGATTGACCTTAAAGGAATAGAAGAATGGTTTGGAGACATCAAAAAGGCTAAAAGTGAGAGCGATATAAAAGCGCTCGTAGAGAAGCTCACCAATATCCCAATAGAACGTTATGCACCAAAAGAATTCGCAGAACATGGAAAACTTTACGCCCTAAGAACTGCCCTTCAGAAGATGGGGCTTTCGATCGACATCCCCTCAAAGTCCCTTGAAAAGTACCTCGAAAAGGTTTGA
- a CDS encoding CidA/LrgA family protein, with the protein MYKGLAIIFGFLFIGETLSEIFSLPIPGNVIGMVLLTFALLFNVINVEDIEKEAEFFIRNMSVMFIPPGVGIISYWGLIKSQAVPIFGALVISFALTLVLTAKFVELLGGGEQ; encoded by the coding sequence ATGTACAAGGGGCTTGCCATAATATTCGGTTTTCTTTTTATTGGAGAAACCCTGAGTGAGATATTTAGTCTTCCAATACCCGGAAACGTTATTGGAATGGTCTTGTTGACCTTTGCACTCCTATTTAATGTTATAAATGTAGAAGACATCGAGAAAGAAGCTGAATTCTTTATAAGGAACATGAGCGTGATGTTTATTCCTCCGGGAGTGGGCATTATATCTTATTGGGGACTCATAAAAAGCCAGGCAGTGCCGATTTTTGGAGCTCTGGTCATAAGCTTTGCCCTGACGTTGGTTTTAACGGCTAAATTTGTCGAGCTACTGGGTGGTGGCGAGCAGTGA
- the hisS gene encoding histidine--tRNA ligase, with product MDRIQRVKGTRDLLPEDMVKRRYVFEKIREVFEIYGFKEILTPTFEYTKLFELRSGEEVVEQLYAFEDKGGRYIALRPDLTSSVARLFVNSFQNAPKPIRWYYIANMFRYEEPQSGRLREFWQAGVELIGSQNIEADAEVIALFIESYLNTGLKEFTVNIGDRVLLDEFAKMLGVKDDVGLMRLIDKKDKITREEFIESLKNFGLSEEGIEKVFALIELKGKPDDVLPKAYELFESETAREELKTIEELFELLKAYGVEDYALIDFGIARGFDYYTSIVFEAIAPNELGIGSIGGGGRYDKLIEVFGGKPTPATGFAIGIERLIPILESKGLLPEFKVGSDVFVAYIGDDLEIKKKAIEVTQMLRKAKIKAEYDLQGRKLSKALNYANSIEVKVVIILGKRDLAEGKVTIRNMESGEQTKVPIENVVEEVKKML from the coding sequence ATGGATAGAATCCAGCGTGTTAAAGGGACGAGAGATTTACTTCCCGAGGATATGGTGAAAAGAAGATACGTATTTGAGAAAATAAGAGAAGTTTTTGAGATTTATGGATTCAAGGAAATACTGACGCCAACCTTTGAGTACACGAAGCTCTTTGAGCTGAGGAGTGGGGAAGAAGTCGTTGAACAGTTATACGCTTTTGAAGACAAAGGAGGAAGATACATCGCCCTTAGGCCAGATTTAACTTCAAGCGTTGCAAGACTTTTTGTGAACTCTTTTCAAAATGCTCCAAAACCAATAAGGTGGTATTACATAGCAAACATGTTCCGCTACGAAGAGCCACAGAGCGGAAGGCTAAGGGAGTTCTGGCAGGCGGGAGTTGAGCTCATTGGATCGCAAAACATAGAAGCAGATGCTGAAGTCATCGCTCTTTTTATAGAAAGCTACCTCAACACCGGCTTGAAGGAGTTCACAGTTAACATAGGAGATAGAGTCCTTTTGGACGAATTTGCAAAAATGCTCGGTGTGAAAGACGATGTTGGACTTATGAGACTTATCGATAAGAAGGACAAGATAACGCGAGAGGAATTTATAGAGAGCCTTAAAAACTTTGGACTTAGTGAGGAGGGAATAGAGAAAGTCTTTGCTTTAATAGAACTGAAGGGTAAGCCCGATGATGTTCTACCAAAAGCCTATGAGCTTTTTGAAAGTGAGACCGCAAGAGAAGAGCTGAAAACGATTGAAGAACTTTTTGAACTGCTAAAAGCTTATGGCGTTGAGGACTACGCACTGATAGACTTTGGAATAGCCAGAGGGTTTGACTACTATACGAGCATAGTCTTCGAAGCGATTGCCCCCAATGAGCTTGGCATTGGCTCAATAGGCGGCGGAGGAAGGTACGATAAGTTGATTGAGGTCTTCGGTGGAAAGCCCACACCTGCAACGGGCTTTGCAATTGGCATAGAGAGATTAATCCCAATACTTGAGAGCAAGGGTCTTTTACCGGAATTTAAAGTCGGCAGCGATGTGTTTGTTGCTTACATAGGGGATGACCTCGAAATAAAGAAAAAGGCAATAGAAGTAACTCAGATGTTGAGAAAAGCAAAGATCAAAGCAGAGTACGATCTTCAGGGAAGAAAATTGAGCAAGGCACTTAACTACGCCAACAGCATAGAAGTAAAAGTCGTTATAATCCTCGGAAAGAGAGATCTCGCTGAAGGAAAAGTTACGATAAGGAACATGGAAAGCGGAGAACAGACGAAGGTTCCCATAGAGAATGTCGTGGAAGAAGTGAAAAAGATGCTGTGA
- a CDS encoding CidB/LrgB family autolysis modulator, giving the protein MNSIGIFLTVAIFYLFSKLYEKKRAFYLNPVMLSIIGIALILRLTGIEYETYMESARILSFFLGPAVVSLAVPLYKQKEIIKAYSKQIFAGIVFGGTLAILSAFYVAKLLGGSKEVLLSIAPKSITTAIAIGVSEKIGGIPTLTAVLVILTGILGNAVGIEMLDAFKVRDRVARGLAMGVASHGLGTARIILNDELSGAVSGLAMALNGVFTSLILPYLIELLQ; this is encoded by the coding sequence GTGAACTCTATCGGAATTTTTCTAACGGTAGCGATTTTTTATCTCTTTTCAAAGCTTTACGAGAAGAAAAGAGCCTTCTACTTAAACCCCGTCATGCTTTCAATAATTGGAATAGCCCTTATCCTACGTTTAACCGGAATTGAGTACGAGACCTACATGGAGAGTGCGAGAATTTTAAGTTTCTTTTTGGGGCCGGCAGTTGTGAGTTTAGCAGTTCCACTATACAAGCAGAAAGAGATAATAAAGGCGTATTCAAAGCAAATTTTTGCAGGGATAGTCTTTGGTGGAACACTGGCAATTTTAAGCGCATTTTATGTTGCAAAGCTTTTAGGAGGCAGCAAGGAAGTCCTCTTAAGCATAGCCCCGAAGAGCATTACAACTGCAATAGCCATTGGTGTTAGTGAGAAAATAGGGGGCATACCAACCTTAACGGCAGTCTTGGTTATATTAACCGGAATACTCGGAAACGCCGTGGGGATTGAGATGCTGGACGCTTTTAAGGTAAGGGACAGAGTGGCAAGGGGACTTGCAATGGGAGTTGCCTCCCACGGATTGGGAACTGCTAGGATAATATTAAATGACGAGCTCTCAGGTGCCGTCAGCGGTCTTGCAATGGCACTAAACGGAGTTTTCACTTCCCTGATTCTCCCCTATCTTATCGAGCTCCTTCAGTAG
- a CDS encoding PadR family transcriptional regulator produces MFGNPKKKALEKFRKEIRTGIYAYLVLSFLEKEKTHGYALRKTFEELSNGEFMPSESTLYRILRTLEKYGLIKGEWEEVRGRVRKYYEITQSGKEVLEELRKEIELVKKVLENSF; encoded by the coding sequence TTGTTTGGTAACCCCAAAAAGAAGGCTTTGGAGAAATTCAGAAAAGAAATCAGAACGGGAATATATGCTTACTTGGTGCTCTCTTTCTTAGAAAAGGAGAAGACTCACGGCTATGCATTAAGAAAAACCTTTGAAGAACTTAGCAATGGAGAATTTATGCCCAGTGAGAGCACCCTATACAGAATCCTCAGAACCTTAGAAAAGTACGGGCTTATAAAAGGCGAATGGGAGGAAGTCAGAGGAAGGGTAAGAAAGTACTACGAGATAACTCAATCGGGAAAAGAAGTCCTTGAAGAGTTGAGAAAAGAGATCGAGCTCGTGAAGAAGGTGCTTGAAAACAGCTTTTGA
- a CDS encoding transglutaminase-like domain-containing protein, with the protein MYSRIIAIFLVIISIASGCVSSPKVLPSSSLTPTETCEEIDYYFLDSAIEYAITPEEITALLPIANNLKGESIKEDVWRILEWEDGNIKYDFEKASLPPARITTYPTGKVEINGGSKIQRPSETISTGKGICTDYTVLTLALLFAMNYSEAYALEINFENDKIGHATALVKINGKFFVLDQKPPVMDLGSYYLHWKNVEGKVISNATLYRVLWSNGTNVEKIGILYPSDFLKEDYTFTKFDANRLALGLIKMMESEFPNLKKDENLKNDRLMGYSSGKRWLMTFPNFAMYYNPEFHEQFVSYIYSRLTSTPEVLTDLSEYEYFWVTVEAKEDDLEIELVLARR; encoded by the coding sequence ATGTATTCGAGGATCATTGCAATATTCCTTGTAATTATCTCCATTGCCAGCGGGTGTGTTTCATCCCCTAAAGTATTGCCGAGTTCATCACTAACTCCAACTGAAACGTGTGAAGAGATTGATTACTACTTTCTGGACTCTGCTATAGAATACGCAATAACTCCTGAGGAAATAACGGCTCTTCTTCCGATTGCGAATAATCTAAAAGGAGAGAGCATAAAGGAAGATGTTTGGAGAATCCTTGAGTGGGAAGACGGGAATATAAAGTACGATTTTGAGAAAGCATCTCTCCCGCCGGCAAGAATAACAACCTATCCGACAGGAAAAGTTGAGATAAACGGAGGGTCAAAAATACAGCGCCCTTCGGAAACTATAAGCACTGGAAAAGGAATATGCACTGACTACACGGTTTTAACACTTGCACTGCTGTTTGCAATGAACTACAGTGAAGCCTATGCCCTTGAAATAAATTTTGAAAACGACAAAATCGGCCATGCTACAGCTCTGGTAAAGATTAATGGAAAATTCTTTGTTTTGGATCAAAAGCCTCCTGTTATGGATTTGGGAAGTTACTACTTACACTGGAAGAATGTTGAAGGAAAAGTAATTTCAAATGCTACCCTCTACAGAGTTTTGTGGAGTAATGGAACAAACGTCGAAAAAATTGGAATCCTATATCCTTCAGATTTTCTAAAAGAGGATTACACTTTCACAAAGTTTGATGCAAACAGGCTGGCACTTGGACTAATAAAAATGATGGAGAGCGAATTTCCAAACCTGAAAAAAGATGAAAACTTAAAGAATGATAGGCTCATGGGTTATTCATCCGGAAAAAGGTGGTTAATGACTTTTCCAAATTTTGCTATGTACTATAATCCAGAGTTCCACGAACAGTTTGTTAGCTACATTTACTCTCGCTTAACAAGCACTCCCGAGGTTTTGACGGATCTAAGTGAGTACGAGTACTTCTGGGTAACTGTAGAAGCTAAAGAGGACGACCTTGAGATAGAACTTGTCCTAGCGAGGAGATAA
- a CDS encoding METTL5 family protein, which yields MKKKHLAMTLSNLRGFEEPKPEFEQYKTPGNVAAEVLWLAHSMGDIEGKIIADLGAGTGVLSIGASLMGAKKVYAVEKDKKALEIAKENAETLNIKNIEFIEASVEEFDVRVDTVIMNPPFGSQNPKADRPFLLKAFEISDVVYSIHLAKEEVRRFIEAFVRDNGFKITHRLTLSFEIPAQFFFHRKRLERILVDIYRFERD from the coding sequence ATGAAGAAAAAGCACCTTGCAATGACACTCTCAAATTTGAGGGGTTTTGAAGAGCCTAAACCCGAGTTTGAGCAGTATAAAACCCCGGGAAATGTAGCCGCCGAAGTGCTGTGGTTAGCACACTCAATGGGCGACATTGAAGGAAAAATTATAGCCGATCTTGGAGCCGGTACTGGAGTTTTAAGCATAGGTGCCAGCTTAATGGGGGCTAAAAAGGTCTACGCAGTTGAAAAAGACAAAAAAGCTCTTGAGATAGCAAAGGAAAATGCAGAAACACTAAACATCAAGAATATTGAGTTTATAGAAGCATCTGTGGAGGAGTTTGATGTAAGAGTCGACACCGTGATAATGAACCCTCCCTTCGGCAGCCAAAACCCCAAGGCAGACAGACCTTTCCTGCTCAAGGCTTTTGAAATCAGCGATGTTGTCTATTCCATTCACCTCGCCAAAGAAGAAGTTAGGAGGTTCATTGAAGCCTTCGTAAGGGATAACGGCTTTAAAATTACCCACCGATTAACCCTTTCGTTTGAGATTCCCGCACAGTTCTTCTTTCACCGAAAGAGGCTTGAAAGAATCTTAGTTGACATTTACCGCTTTGAGAGGGATTGA
- a CDS encoding MarC family protein: MIGEVLSSALLMIIMIDPSDKILLVSLLREDFHIEDIKQLIVRANLIGFFLLILFALAGKIILQDIFHIDLNALRVAGGFVLFKIGLEALEGGGMVTLKKEKNILALAAVPVATPLIAGPAAITTAITLTAEYGIEVSALAIVIAILTTALIMIITLYAVENISKTTLGVFIRIIGLFTMAIGAQMMVEGVGGIFLKLMASTTF; the protein is encoded by the coding sequence ATGATAGGAGAAGTCCTCAGCTCTGCATTGCTTATGATAATTATGATTGACCCAAGCGATAAAATACTTCTGGTTAGCCTACTTAGGGAAGACTTCCACATAGAAGATATAAAACAGCTCATAGTGAGGGCTAACCTCATAGGATTCTTCCTATTAATTCTATTCGCTCTGGCTGGGAAGATAATACTGCAGGATATATTTCACATAGATTTAAACGCCCTAAGGGTTGCCGGAGGCTTTGTGCTCTTCAAGATAGGTCTTGAAGCGCTTGAAGGCGGTGGTATGGTAACCCTAAAGAAGGAGAAGAATATCTTGGCTTTAGCCGCTGTCCCGGTCGCTACGCCCTTAATAGCAGGTCCAGCAGCAATTACAACTGCAATAACTCTAACAGCAGAATATGGCATAGAAGTCTCTGCCCTAGCCATCGTAATAGCCATATTGACAACAGCCCTCATAATGATAATAACCCTCTATGCAGTTGAAAACATAAGCAAAACGACGCTCGGTGTGTTTATCAGAATAATAGGTCTCTTTACCATGGCAATTGGAGCCCAAATGATGGTAGAAGGCGTTGGAGGCATATTCCTAAAGCTTATGGCATCAACAACTTTTTAA
- a CDS encoding RidA family protein: MVKKSVIHTEDAPKPIGPYSQAILVENPDKILFISGQIPIDPKTGEIVKGDITEQARQAIENLIAILEAAGATVDDVVKVNVYLDDIKDFEEFNKVYEEYFGHSKPARAVVQVGKLPKGVKVEIEAIAVFE; encoded by the coding sequence ATGGTGAAGAAGAGCGTAATTCATACTGAAGATGCTCCAAAACCAATAGGGCCTTACAGCCAGGCTATCCTTGTAGAAAACCCCGACAAGATACTTTTCATTTCCGGCCAGATTCCCATAGACCCAAAAACAGGAGAAATTGTTAAAGGCGACATAACTGAACAAGCAAGACAAGCAATAGAAAACTTAATAGCAATTTTAGAAGCAGCTGGAGCAACAGTAGACGATGTAGTAAAGGTCAACGTTTACTTAGATGACATAAAAGACTTTGAAGAATTCAACAAGGTGTACGAAGAGTATTTTGGGCACTCAAAGCCAGCAAGGGCAGTAGTGCAAGTAGGAAAACTTCCAAAGGGAGTCAAGGTAGAGATAGAGGCAATAGCAGTTTTCGAGTGA
- a CDS encoding Tfx family DNA-binding protein: MKTFLTEQQIRILRLRAKGLKQSEIAEILGTSRANISILEKRALEKIEKAKNTLLLWEQINSKVAIEVKKGDDIFMVPDRLFKKADEVGVKVPYTTAEIIAFLVDNAPIEDRIAKKDFVLFLDTQDKLRVSEHLLKELDKIGENQGSENSV, encoded by the coding sequence ATGAAGACCTTCCTAACCGAGCAGCAGATCAGGATACTGCGTTTGAGAGCTAAGGGATTAAAGCAAAGTGAGATTGCCGAGATTTTAGGCACCAGCAGGGCGAACATAAGTATCCTTGAAAAGCGTGCATTGGAGAAAATTGAAAAAGCCAAAAACACTCTTCTGCTTTGGGAGCAAATAAATTCTAAAGTTGCCATTGAGGTTAAAAAAGGTGATGATATATTTATGGTTCCGGATAGGCTTTTTAAGAAAGCTGACGAAGTTGGAGTGAAAGTCCCTTACACCACTGCGGAAATTATAGCATTTCTTGTTGATAATGCCCCGATAGAAGATAGGATAGCAAAGAAAGACTTTGTTCTGTTCTTGGACACTCAAGATAAGCTCAGGGTAAGTGAGCACCTACTGAAGGAGCTCGATAAGATAGGGGAGAATCAGGGAAGTGAAAACTCCGTTTAG
- the dph2 gene encoding diphthamide biosynthesis enzyme Dph2, which produces MHELHEREVLEKLRELNAKRVLIQTPEGLKKEAQYLADFLEKNGIESLISGDINYGACDPADREAKMLGCDALIHLGHSYMALNLEVPMIFIPAFAKVDVVKALSKNLGEIKKLGKKIALVTTVQHIRELNKAKEFLEKEGFEVKVGKGDGRVSFPGQVLGCNFSAAKVEAEGVLFIGAGYFHPVGVALATKKPTLAINPYSGDAIWVDKEAERFIRKRWAQIAKAYDAKKFGVITSTKKGQLRLGEARKIVKLLKEHGKDAQLIVMNHISYQALEGFDFDAYVVVACPRVPIDDVENWRKPVLTPRELEILLGLREDYEFDEITGGKRVQDEPMGISLKLPKSL; this is translated from the coding sequence ATGCATGAGCTTCACGAGAGAGAGGTTTTGGAAAAGCTGAGAGAGCTAAATGCAAAAAGGGTCTTGATTCAAACTCCCGAGGGGCTTAAGAAAGAGGCGCAGTATCTGGCAGATTTTCTTGAGAAAAACGGTATAGAGAGCTTAATAAGTGGGGATATCAATTACGGTGCCTGTGACCCCGCTGATAGAGAGGCAAAAATGCTGGGATGCGATGCCCTGATTCATCTCGGTCATTCCTACATGGCCCTTAACCTTGAAGTCCCAATGATTTTCATTCCCGCTTTTGCAAAAGTTGACGTAGTTAAGGCACTATCAAAAAACCTCGGCGAGATTAAAAAGCTTGGGAAGAAAATAGCGTTAGTTACGACAGTCCAGCACATAAGAGAGTTAAACAAAGCAAAAGAGTTTCTCGAAAAGGAAGGGTTCGAGGTAAAAGTAGGCAAAGGAGACGGAAGAGTATCTTTTCCCGGCCAAGTTTTGGGGTGCAACTTCTCTGCGGCAAAAGTAGAAGCTGAAGGAGTTCTTTTCATTGGGGCTGGATACTTTCATCCCGTTGGGGTAGCTTTAGCCACAAAGAAGCCTACTTTGGCGATAAACCCCTACAGCGGAGATGCAATATGGGTGGACAAAGAAGCGGAAAGATTCATTAGAAAGCGCTGGGCTCAAATAGCCAAAGCCTACGATGCAAAGAAGTTCGGGGTAATAACGAGTACAAAAAAAGGTCAGCTAAGACTTGGGGAGGCCAGAAAAATTGTGAAACTCCTGAAAGAGCATGGAAAAGATGCTCAGCTAATAGTGATGAACCACATAAGCTACCAAGCTTTAGAAGGCTTTGACTTCGATGCATATGTAGTGGTTGCCTGCCCGAGAGTGCCCATAGATGACGTTGAGAACTGGAGAAAACCTGTGCTGACTCCGAGAGAGCTTGAAATTCTTCTTGGACTAAGGGAGGATTACGAGTTCGATGAAATCACCGGGGGTAAGAGGGTTCAAGACGAACCTATGGGAATAAGCCTCAAGCTTCCAAAGTCTTTATAA